In a single window of the Rhodamnia argentea isolate NSW1041297 chromosome 2, ASM2092103v1, whole genome shotgun sequence genome:
- the LOC115738320 gene encoding LOW QUALITY PROTEIN: protein ALTERED PHOSPHATE STARVATION RESPONSE 1-like (The sequence of the model RefSeq protein was modified relative to this genomic sequence to represent the inferred CDS: inserted 1 base in 1 codon) yields the protein MGCSSSKLDRLPAVSLCRDRTDLLEDALHRSYALADAHVAYLHSLRSFGAALRRLSDRSPXRTDGGRPSKKPPAQVAAAPPGHSPSSSSGSTSSSGSHIHFDDSEGDDNDDNANNVASSTASLSASDARVVVDEHEDYYNPESLNPFFERFVSISYMKNQPARSITHTLPVYDHYNDHNETSQIFYYPSSQHDGQSASNAPPPPPPPPPPPPSDSTWDILNFFDGYDGYAVPVARHNRAKEESKVLKETTHGGHGRTVEGVETGQREPVKSNYYVKAPSVSVSEKVGPKEKCSYSAEPKDGGSGRDVSEIVEEVESLFKAASESGDKVSRLLDLAKFRYHHKNGVYQVSSKTTLHAIPTSRTSLAAKAEGASAKGDGDRGRDAVVGSPGNFSGTLKKLCMWEKKLYNEVKAEEKLRVMYGRKCRELSHMTNKGAEAGKIEATRAMIRALSTKLQIAIHVIHKISVKANKLRDDELWPWIHQLVNGWLEMWKSMEECHRGQYKAVAKAKNLDSILSSPNQNDADHLEELVQIKLEIQNWTLCFSNWISAQKGCIRALNSWLMRCLSHEPEQTTDGVAPFSPGRIGAPPVFVICNQWSQSLERLCEKEVVDAMKELLSTVQKISEQHYATLQQKIPADKEIERKVKLIERKEQKIHKEMQAKDRSVVLKFREDSTAPLRARCEVTTGSSVQPCLKHIFKAMEILSADSVRACEELCTRAKEYPYSRQSSKRF from the exons ATGGGATGCAGCAGCTCCAAGCTCGACCGCCTGCCCGCCGTCTCCCTCTGCCGCGACCGCACCGACCTCCTCGAGGACGCGCTCCACCGTAGCTACGCCCTCGCCGACGCCCACGTGGCCTACCTCCACTCCCTCCGCTCGTTCGGCGCCGCTCTCCGCCGCCTCTCCGATCGGAGCC CTCGAACCGACGGCGGGAGGCCCTCGAAGAAGCCGCCCGCTCAGGTCGCCGCCGCACCGCCCGGTcactccccctcctcctcctccggctcGACCTCCTCGTCTGGCTCTCACATCCACTTCGACGACTCCGAAGGCGACGACAATGATGACAACGCTAACAACGTGGCGAGCTCGACGGCTTCTCTTTCGGCGAGCGACGCCCGCGTCGTCGTCGACGAGCACGAGGATTATTACAATCCCGAGTCGTTGAATCCGTTCTTCGAGAGATTCGTGTCGATCAGTTACATGAAGAATCAACCTGCTCGATCCATTACTCACACTCTCCCTGTTTACGATCATTACAACGACCATAACGAGACCAGTCAGATCTTTTATTATCCTTCTTCGCAACACGATGGCCAGTCGGCGTCGAATGCGccgccccctcctcctcctcctcctcctccgccaccaaGCGACTCGACGTGGgacattctgaatttcttcGACGGGTACGACGGATACGCAGTGCCTGTTGCTCGTCACAACAGAGCGAAGGAAGAGAGCAAAGTTCTGAAGGAAACTACTCATGGAGGTCATGGACGTACTGTTGAGGGAGTGGAAACAGGACAGAGGGAGCCCGTCAAGAGTAATTACTACGTTAAAGCGCCTTCAGTTTCGGTGTCGGAGAAAGTTGGACCCAAAGAGAAGTGCAGTTATTCAGCTGAGCCGAAAGACGGCGGAAGTGGAAGGGACGTGTCCGAGATCGTCGAAGAAGTCGAATCCCTCTTTAAGGCGGCTTCGGAGTCCGGCGACAAGGTCTCGAGATTACTCGACCTCGCAAAGTTTCGTTACCACCACAAAAATGGCGTCTACCAAG TTTCGAGCAAGACGACTTTGCATGCGATACCCACGTCGCGAACAAGCCTCGCTGCAAAAGCAGAGGGCGCATCTGCAAAAGGGGATGGGGACCGAGGCCGGGATGCGGTGGTGGGCTCGCCGGGGAATTTCTCGGGCACCTTGAAGAAGCTGTGCATGTGGGAGAAGAAGCTCTACAATGAAGTCAAG GCTGAGGAAAAGTTGCGGGTGATGTACGGGAGGAAGTGTAGGGAGCTAAGCCACATGACCAACAAAGGCGCCGAAGCGGGCAAAATTGAGGCTACTCGGGCCATGATCCGGGCATTGTCCACAAAGCTGCAGATCGCGATTCACGTCATTCACAAGATCTCGGTCAAGGCGAACAAGCTCAGGGACGATGAGCTCTGGCCCTGGATCCACCAACTCGTTAATGG ATGGTTGGAGATGTGGAAGTCTATGGAAGAGTGCCACAGGGGTCAGTACAAAGCAGTTGCGAAAGCAAAGAACTTGGACTCAATTTTATCCTCCCCCAATCAAAATGATGCGGACCATCTTGAAGAGCTCGTCCAGATCAAGCTCGAGATTCAGAACTGGACCTTATGCTTCTCCAACTGGATCTCTGCCCAAAAGGGCTGCATCAGAGCTTTAAATAGCTGGCTCATGCGATGCCTTTCGCACGAACCAGAACAGACAACCGACGGTGTCGCCCCCTTCTCTCCCGGCAGAATTGGAGCGCCGCCGGTTTTTGTGATCTGTAACCAGTGGTCACAGTCTCTGGAAAGGCTCTGTGAGAAGGAGGTTGTTGACGCAATGAAAGAACTTTTGTCGACCGTCCAGAAGATCAGCGAGCAACACTACGCGACATTGCAGCAGAAAATCCCAGCAGACAAGGAAATAGAGAGGAAGGTTAAGCTAATAGAGAGGAAGGAGCAGAAGATTCACAAGGAGATGCAAGCCAAGGACCGATCCGTGGTATTGAAGTTTCGGGAAGATTCTACTGCACCCCTAAGGGCTCGATGTGAAGTTACAACTGGGAGTAGCGTACAGCCATGTCTCAAGCACATTTTCAAGGCCATGGAGATTTTGTCAGCAGATTCAGTGAGAGCATGTGAAGAGCTATGCACACGTGCCAAAGAATACCCATATTCTCGACAAAGCTCAAAACGTTTCTGA